A window of Enoplosus armatus isolate fEnoArm2 chromosome 3, fEnoArm2.hap1, whole genome shotgun sequence contains these coding sequences:
- the myorg gene encoding myogenesis-regulating glycosidase, protein MYQVVPGGAGGTITDVIPKQKHSKDTRPVVGAGVIGLVLVIAAVTAWCYYIASLRKAELLKTQLLDLNKDGYIIRNQGGSIVFRMDFRSGTLDLDSCSKEGEILSCGRTTDRKLNFFIETVRPKDTVQCYRVRWEELVPDIPVEHAMTYKFAHWYGGAVSAIQHWPISISGQQAPKPFVTSDIYSNRNEFGGILESYWLSSNATAIKINNSVPFHLGWNDTDKTMYFQARYNDSPFKPNPGEAPCAELSYRVCVGLDVTSIHKYMVRRYFNKPNKVPAKVMFRHPIWSTWALHKTDIDQEKLLAYAANIHKYNFNCSHLELDDRYTSRYGEFEFDTTKFPNASAMFQKLKSDGFLLSLWIHPFVNYDSENFHTCVERGLFVREPTGRLPALVRWWNGIGGILDFTNPEARDWFSSQLRSLRSRYGVTSFKFDAGETNYLPWKFSTRTPIRDPSFFTRRYTEMAIPYNDRAELRSGYQSQNISCFFRPIDRDSVWGYELGLKSLIPTVLTISILGYQFILPDMIGGNAYLNRTDGNRALPDRELYIRWLELSAFMPSMQFSIPPWEYDNEVVEIARKYTALHESIVAPRVLELAGEVLDTGDPIIRPLWWIATGDETAYKIDSQFLIGDDLMVAPVLEPGKQERDIYLPAGRWRSYKGERFDIKEPLHLTDYPVDLDEIAYFVWV, encoded by the exons ATGTACCAAGTTGTACCGGGTGGAGCGGGAGGCACAATTACAGATGTTATCCCcaagcagaaacacagcaagGACACTCGACctgtagttggagctggagtaaTTGGCCTGGTGCTGGTGATTGCAGCAGTGACTGCATGGTGTTATTACATAGCCTCTCTACGCAAAGCTGAGCTGCTGAAGACTCAGCTACTGGATCTGAATAAAGATGGATATATTATCCGCAACCAAGGAGGGTCTATTGTTTTCAGAATGGATTTCAG GTCAGGTACGCTGGATTTGGATTCATGCTCCAAAGAAGGGGAGATTCTGAGCTGTGGACGCACCACTGATAGAAAACTGAACTTCTTCATTGAGACTGTGCGACCCAAGGACACGGTACAATGCTACCGTGTGCGTTGGGAGGAACTGGTTCCTGACATTCCTGTTGAGCATGCTATGACATACAAGTTTGCACACTGGTATGGTGGTGCAGTGTCAGCAATTCAGCACTGGCCTATTTCTATTTCTGGCCAACAGGCTCCCAAACCCTTTGTTACTAGTGACATCTACTCAAACCGCAATGAATTTGGTGGGATTTTGGAGAGTTATTGGCTTTCTTCCAATGCCACAGCCATCAAGATAAATAATTCTGTGCCCTTCCACCTGGGCTGGAATGACACAGACAAGACCATGTACTTCCAGGCGCGATACAACGACAGTCCCTTCAAGCCAAACCCAGGAGAGGCACCATGTGCTGAACTTAgctacagagtgtgtgtgggcttggATGTGACATCCATACACAAGTACATGGTCCGCAGATACTTCAACAAACCAAATAAAGTGCCTGCCAAAGTCATGTTTCGCCATCCCATATGGTCAACTTGGGCGCTACATAAGACTGACATTGACCAAGAGAAACTCTTGGCGTATGCTGCCAACATCCACAAGTACAACTTTAACTGTAGCCACCTGGAACTAGATGATCGCTACACCAGCCGCTATGGAGAATTTGAGTTTGACACAACAAAGTTCCCCAATGCCTCGGCCATGTTCCAAAAGCTGAAATCAGATGGATTTCTGTTATCACTCTGGATCCACCCTTTTGTTAACTATGACTCGGAAAACTTCCATACTTGCGTAGAGAGGGGGCTGTTTGTCCGTGAGCCTACAGGCCGGCTGCCAGCCTTGGTGCGCTGGTGGAATGGCATTGGCGGCATTTTGGACTTCACAAATCCAGAAGCCCGTGATTGGTTTTCCTCCCAGCTACGTTCACTGCGCTCCAGGTATGGGGTGACATCTTTTAAATTTGATGCAGGGGAGACCAACTACTTACCATGGAAATTTAGTACCCGAACTCCCATTCGGGACCCAAGTTTTTTTACAAGACGTTACACAGAAATGGCTATTCCCTACAATGATAGAGCTGAGCTGCGCAGTGGCTACCAGTCCCAGAACATATCTTGCTTCTTCAGACCAATTGACAGAGACTCTGTGTGGGGATATGAGTTGGGTCTCAAATCTCTTATCCCCACAGTGCTCACCATCAGCATTCTCGGCTATCAGTTCATTCTACCTGACATGATTGGAGGGAATGCCTATCTGAACCGCACAGATGGAAATCGTGCATTACCCGATCGAGAACTCTATATCCGCTGGCTGGAGCTGTCAGCCTTCATGCCCTCCATGCAGTTTTCTATTCCACCCTGGGAATACGACAACGAGGTGGTTGAAATTGCTCGGAAATACACAGCCCTCCATGAGAGTATTGTGGCGCCACGGGTCCTGGAGCTGGCTGGTGAGGTGCTGGACACCGGGGACCCAATCATACGGCCCCTGTGGTGGATCGCCACAGGTGATGAGACGGCCTATAAAATCGACTCACAGTTCCTGATTGGGGATGACCTCATGGTAGCCCCAGTTTTAGAGCCTGGAAAGCAAGAGCGTGACATCTACCTCCCTGCAGGCCGTTGGAGAAGCTACAAGGGGGAGAGATTTGATATCAAGGAGCCTCTGCACCTCACAGACTATCCTGTAGATCTGGATGAAATTGCTTACTTTGTTTGGGTGTAG